The genomic segment AGGAGCAGGCCGAGAACTAGCCGTGCAGGGCACGCCGGCCGCGGGGCCGTCGCTCCGAATCGAGCCTGACCTTCAGCGGAGAGGGCAAGCTTCGATCGAGGTCACCGCCGGCCCTGCCCAAGCGACGAGGTGGCGGGCGACCGCGATACGGGCCTGCCTCGCGGCAACACACCCCGCCCGGTGGAAGCGGACGCGAAGCGGAGCATTCCACCGGAGTTGCCTCAACCTGAATCGAGGTTGACGCTCCGCGGAAAGGTCAGCCTCGATCGGGAACCGCGCCGACGCGGCATCCCCCGCCGCTAGGGCCTGTTTCTGCCGTAGGTGTCGTGACTCGACACCCACTCGTGGGCGACGATCGCGGCGCCGAGCGAGATCTCGCCGCAGAGGACCGTCGCGGCGACGATCTCGGCGAGCTTTCGGACCTTTCCCTCGCCGTAGCAGCCGAGCAGCTCGAGGCACTCGCGCTGCGTGGCGAGACCGGTGCCGCCGCCGTAGCTCGCAACGATCAACGACGGGATCGTGATCGAGTAGTAGTAGTCGCCGTTGTCTCGCAGCTCGGCGTAGACGGAGGCGGCCGAGGACTCGGCGACGTTGGCGACGTCCTGGCCGCAGGCGATGAAGATGGCGGTGATCCCGTTCGCCGAATGCGAGCCGTTGTTGATCACGCCCGCCGTCTGCCCGCCGAGGTGCGAGACCTGGCGCGCGCGGTAGAGCGCGGCCGTGTCGACCCGCATCACGCGCTCGATCACCTCGCTCGGGATCACGGCTTCGGCGATCACCCGCTTGCCACGCGTTCGCATGAAGTTGAGGTGCGAGTGCTTCTTGTCGGTCGCGAAGTTCGACTCGAGGTAGAAGTGCTCGATCCCCTCGGGTCCCTCGTAGTTGGCGAGGATCCACTGACAGGCCGCGAGCGTCGCCTTGCCGGTCATGTTCTGGCCGGCGGCGTCGCCCGTCGTGTAGTTGAAGCGGGTCAGAAGCAGCCGACTCGTCGGCACGCGGTCGATCTCGATCAGCCTGCCGCTCGAGGTCGTCTCCTCGGCCGCGGCCTTGATCGATCCGTAGTTGTCGTCGAGCCAATCCGAGAACGCCCGTGCTCCGCGCGCCGAGTTGAACAGGAACGACGGCGCGCGCTGCATGTGGTCGCCGGAGACCGTGGTCTTGATCCCGCCGCATTCGTGGAGCAGTCGCATGCCGCGGTTGTAGGAGGCGACGAGCGTGCCCTCGGTGGTCGCCATCGGGACGTAGAACTCGCCCTTCGCGTGCTCGCCGTCGACGAGCAGCGGGCCGGCGAGGCCGATCGGTACCTGCGCGGCGCCGAAGAACTGCTCGCAGTTGCCCCCGAGGCTCGCGGGGTCGAGCGAATAGGAGCCGACGTCGTCGAGCGACCCTTCGCTGCGCTCGAGCGCGAAGGCGAGCCGCTCCTCTGCCGCCTCCCGCGAGTAGTCGTCGTCAGGGCGGCGGGGAACGGGGACGCGATCGCTCATCGGCGGCGATCCTATGCGGCCGCCGACGGTCCCCGTCGGGGACGGGTCGGCACGCGCGGCGTCCCTGCCGCGCGTGCCCCCGTGACGTCGTGGGTCAGCTCGCGGGCTTGACCCGGAAACCGATCCGCTGGCCTCCCTTGCGCTTCACGAACTTGCCCTGCTCGGCGATGACCTTCCAGCGGTCGGGCAGATCACCGTCGGGACGCTGGAGGAACTTGGCGAAGAGCTTCGTGATCCTCTGGCAGCTCGGGCTCTCCTTGTTGAGCTGGTACGTGTAGTACGGGCCCCGCGGGAGCCTGAGGTCGCCGATCCGGTCGTTGTTCTGGACCTGGAACGTGCCGGGGCACTTGCTGTGCGGGGTCGAGCCGCCGCCCCCGCCGCCTCCGCCGCCGCCCTTGG from the Thermoleophilia bacterium SCSIO 60948 genome contains:
- a CDS encoding hydroxymethylglutaryl-CoA reductase produces the protein MSDRVPVPRRPDDDYSREAAEERLAFALERSEGSLDDVGSYSLDPASLGGNCEQFFGAAQVPIGLAGPLLVDGEHAKGEFYVPMATTEGTLVASYNRGMRLLHECGGIKTTVSGDHMQRAPSFLFNSARGARAFSDWLDDNYGSIKAAAEETTSSGRLIEIDRVPTSRLLLTRFNYTTGDAAGQNMTGKATLAACQWILANYEGPEGIEHFYLESNFATDKKHSHLNFMRTRGKRVIAEAVIPSEVIERVMRVDTAALYRARQVSHLGGQTAGVINNGSHSANGITAIFIACGQDVANVAESSAASVYAELRDNGDYYYSITIPSLIVASYGGGTGLATQRECLELLGCYGEGKVRKLAEIVAATVLCGEISLGAAIVAHEWVSSHDTYGRNRP